Below is a window of Pseudomonadota bacterium DNA.
CCGATTTCAGGTATTCACCCGGATACAGCCCCGGCGGAATGTCGCCAATCGTTTCGCCGCATGCCTCGCGGTAGCGCAGCAGCGCCGATTGCGCCAGCACATCCACCTGCGCGCCCGCATCGTTGATGTAATATTCCTTGGTCACGCTGTGGCCGGATTTCAGCAGCAGCGTCGCCAGCGCATCGCCATACACCGCGCCGCGCGCATGGCCGATATGCAGCGGCCCGGTCGGGTTGGCCGACACATATTCCACGTTAATCCGCTTACCCGCACCGATGGTGGAATTGCCATAGCTCGTCCCATCCGCCAGAATCGCCGGAATCACTGCCTGCCAAACGCTCGGCGTCAGCGTAAAGTTGATGAAGCCCGGCCCCGCCACGCTCACCGCGTCAATGCCATCCACCCCGCCCAGATGCTCGGCAATCTTATCCGCCATGTCGCGCGGCTTGAGCTTCGCCTGCCCCGCCAGCACCATCGCCGCATTGGTCGATAAATCGCCATGCGCCGCCTCACGCGGCGGCTCCAGCGTAATCGCCTCGGTTTTATAGCCCGCAGCCACCGCCTCAACAGCGGCCAGCACATGGTTACGGTAGGTTTCAAAGATGTTCATGATCGCCCTTTACATTCCGTCATTGCGAGGCCGCAGGCCGCGGCAATCCAGCGCGCCGCGTCCGCGGTGCAGATACATTTCCTGTATCCATCTGGATTGCTTCGCTATGCGCTCGCAATGACGCTCATTTATAAAGCGCTGTTCTAGAATGATTTTGGTGAGTTAGTCACGAAAAAATGATCGAAACCCTCAGCGCTTGCACCCCTGCCCGGTATCGGGCTTGCAGTTGGGGGTCGGGGATGGGCCATCCGGCGATGGGCACTGGCCGGATGCTTCGCGGGCGAGCACTCCGTCGCGCAGATACTCCAGCCGCTTATCAATCGGCAGATGACCTTTTGCATGCGCCAACGCATATTCCTCAAACGACAGAGGGCTCTCACGAGCAGCCAGAATCGTAAGATGGTAGGTAGGAATTATAGACGCTGCGAAGTTTCTGCCCATGCAGAGATCCATGGCGACATCATCGGCCTGTGTTTCAAGCTTCCGCTGTTCGAGGTCAGGCAACCGCACAAAATGTTTATGTTTTATGTGCCCCAACTCATGTGCAATCAGGCCAAGCACTTCTTCTTTGTCCTGACGATTTCCTGCCGGCGATAGGAGCAGCACATAAGAAACTCCCTCCACCGTTATACCGGCGCTAGCTTGCGGAAAAAAGCCCGTGAAGTACTCCACAAAAACTGGCTTCGGCGAGATATCGGCGGCAATCACCATCTTGTCAAAGGGCGCAACCAATTCCGGATCCGTCACACGCGGCAACATAGCCAGCTCGGCGTTTGTTAGGTGACGAAGCTGCTTTTCCGGCGATTGTGCGCCGGGTTTCTCTGCGGGTTTTTGCTCACCATCTGCCATGCCATTGCCTTGCTGCTCGTGGGCCTCCAGCATACTATGGCAATCATTAATATTTGATTAATTCGGCCCTAACCGCGCTCCCGCACATCGAAAATCCGCGCATATTCCTCCAGCGCAAACCGGTCGGTCATGCCGGCGATGAAATCGGCGATGACTTCGGCGGTGCGTTGGGTGCCGGCGCCATCTGTCTGGGCATACCAGTCGGTCGGCAGGCAGTTGGGTTCGGCGTGGAAGAAGCGGAACAGCTCGCCCACCACGCGCCGCGCCTTGCTGGTCATGCGGTTCACCTTGTAGTGGCGATACATATGCGTGAACAGGAATTTCTTGATCGCGCGATGCGCCTGTTCCATCTCCGGCGAGAAGGTCACCAGCTGCACGCCCAGCAGGCGCACTTGCTCGGCGGATGTTATCCCATGCGCCGCGATGCCTGCCTGCGTGGTCGCCAGCACATCGCCCACCATACGGTTGATGAGGCGGCGGATGATTTCGTGGCTCTGGCGCTGGAGCGATAAGGTCGGATGCTGCGAACGCGCCTGCGTGATCATGTCGCCCAGCAACGGCAAGTCAGCCAGATCATCCAGCGTGAAGAACCCGGCGCGCAGGCCGTCATCGATATCGTGGTTGTTATAGGCAATGTCATCCGCAATCGCCGCCACCTGGGCTTCCAGGCTGGAATATTGACCCAGCGCCAAATCCTGCTGCTGCGCATAGGCCTGCAGTGCCCGCGGCAACGGCTTGGATTGCGGCTGGCCGATCAGCGGCCCGTTATGCTTGGCGATGCCCTCCAGCGTTTCCCAGGTCAAGTTCAGCCCATCGAAATCGGCATACCGGTTCTCCAGATGGGTCAGGATGCGGATCGTCTGCGCGTTATGGTCGAAACCGCCGAAGCCTTGCATGGCCTCGTTCAGCCCGTCTTCCCCGGCATGGCCGAAGGGCGGGTGGCCCAGATCATGCGCCAGCGCCAGCGCCTCGGCCAAATCCTCGTTCAGCCGCAGGCAGCGGGCAATGCCGCGCGCCAGCTGCGCCACTTCCAGCGAATGGGTCAGCCGCGTGCGGTAATGGTCGCCCTCGTGGTTGACGAACACCTGCGTCTTATATTCCAACCGCCGGAAGGCGACGGAATGGATGATGCGGTCGCGGTCGCGCTGGTGCGGGCTGCGCATGCTGCATTCGTTTTCGCTCACCAGCCGCCCACGTGTTTTGGCGGGGTCGGTGGCATAGGGGGCAAGGTCGAAGCGGGGGTAATCGTTCATGCGGGCGAGGATAGCCCAGCCACCGCCCATGCGCAACTATTGCGATATAGCATCATCTGCACTATATTGGGCCCATGACAGCAACTTTCACCATCTCCGAATCGGCCACGGCGCGCATTGCGCATTTGCTGGCAAGCGAGCCCGCAGGCACCCGCCTGCGCGTGGCGGTGGAGGGCGGCGGCTGCTCCGGTTTCCAATATAAATTCGACTTCGACCCGGCAGCGCCGGGGGGCGATGATTTGGTGTTCGGGGCGTCAGCAGCGCCTGTTGTGGTGGATAGCACGTCGCTGCAATTCATCGGCGGGTCGATGCTTGATTACGTCGAAACCCTCGGCGCGGCCGCCTTCGAAATCAAAAACCCCCAAGCCAAAAGCAGCTGCGGCTGCGGGAATAGTTTCAGCATTGCGCTTTAGCGATCGTTTTCTAAGGTCTTCCAACGCCACCCGCAGCCTGCGCGGCTCTCGTTTGTACCGATTCCGCAAAGAATTTCTCTCTGACTTCTAACAGCGCTTTCTTGGTTGCTGGCTTATCGAGCTCATCTTGAAGAAATTCCACGATTTGAGGGGCAGAGCCATGTCGGGAAACGCCATGATCGCCGAAGTCAGGCCCCGTTATGCGTCGCGAAAGCGAGGGAACAAGATGTTCCCACACAACCGGCACAGAAAGCTTCTCTAACGCGCGTGGATCGCAAGTAAGCTGAATTTGATGGCTGCCGACGACAGTGGGAGGATTTTTACTCGCATACATGCCTGGAATAAAGGCGTTATCTGGGACCAATGCATTCCCCACAGCCTCGGCTATTGCTTCCACATGGTCTTTCAACCGGGGACAATTTTCAAAATCAATCGTTATCACTTTATTATCGGATGGCTCTGCTGCAACCCGCGACGTGTGCTTACCAATAGATTCAGCCGTTGCGGGCTCGATCTTTACCTTAATATCAAAAGGCCCTGTGTCTCCCTCATGACACCCATCAGACTTCCTGAAAAGATTGGTTGGCTCAAAAACGGCGTATAGCATGGCCTGGATTCGGCTTTCAGCGTTTTCTTGCTTCGGTATGATGAGTCCGTTTTTCATGGCATCGCTCCTTAACACGTGAATCATAGCAGCACGCTAATCCATTCAGTATTCATAAAGTGTGACAATTCCATGAAGATTGCCTCCGTAGCCCTATGGCGCTTTAGCGATTGTCATGCCAGCGAAAGCTGGTATCCATCTTACTGACTGGAGGCCAGCGTTCGCTGGCATGACAACTTAAAAGAAACGCCTCATGACCGCCATCACCATCGCCACCTTCAACGTCAATTCCGTCAAGGCGCGCCTGCTGAATTTGCTGGCGTGGCTGGATGCGTCGCGCACGGATATTGTGCTGCTGCAGGAGCTGAAATGCGTGGACGACGCCTTCCCCGCGATGGAGCTGGAGGAGCGCGGCTACAACCTCGCCATCCACGGCCAGAAAACCTATAACGGCGTCGCCATCCTCTCCAAATTCCCGCTGGACGATGTGACCCGCGGCCTGCCCGGCGACGATGCGGATGCGCAAGCGCGCTATATCGAAGCGGTCGTCAGCGTGCCCGGCGGCGCGCTGCGGGTCGCCAGCGCCTATGTGCCCAACGGCCAGGCGGTGGATTCCGACAAATTCCCCTACAAACTGAAATTCTACGACCGACTGCGCGAGCACTGGCAGGCCCAGCTGGCCTTCAAGGAAATCGCCGTGCTGGGGGGCGATTTCAACTGCGCCCCTGCCCCGCTCGATGTGTATGACGCGGCCGCGCTGGATGGCACCATCTGCTACCACCCGGCCGAGCGCGAGCGACTGCGCGCCTTGATGAATCTCGGTTTTTACGATGCGTTCCGCACCCTGCACCCGAGCGAAAAACAATTCAGCTGGTGGGACTACCGCGCCAACGGCTACGAGCGCGGCCACGGCATGCGGATCGACCATTTGCTACTCTCGGGCCTCGCTGCCGACCGGTTGACCGCCTGCCATATCGATGAAGTGCCGCGCCAGCAGGAAAAACCCTCCGACCATGCGCCGGTAGTATGCACGCTCACGCTTGCCTGATGGTGCGTCAACGCCGCGTGCTTACTGGCTATCCTTAAACCGCACGACGAATGGGAAATCGCTCTTTTCTTCCGGCACATCGAACGGGGATGGGCCGCCGCTGGCGCCGGGAACGGCGAGTTTCACAGTGTCGGTCGTGTTGGTGACGCTGGTATAGCTCAGCTCCTCGCGCGCGATCTGGCGGCTCGGCGGCAGTTCATAGGCGGCGGATGCCAGCGGCAGCACCTTGTTACGCCCAGTCGTTTTCGCTTCAAACAGCGCTACATCCGCACGTTTGAGGAAAGTCTCGGGCGTGTCACCCGGCTGCATGGTCGCGCAGCCAATGCTGATGGTTTTTTTGATCGGGCTATCGGGATGCGGAATCACGAATTCCGCACGCTCCACCGCTTTGCGTAGGCGTTCCGCCGCTTCATAGGCCGGGATCGCATCCGTCTCGGGCATCAGCACCACGAATTCCTCGCCGCCATACCGCGCCGCCAAATCCGCCGAGCGGATGGTGTTCACGATAATGGTCGAAAGCGCTTTGAGCACCTCGTCGCCGGCGTCATGGCCATAGGTGTCGTTGACGCTCTTGAAGTGATCCATATCCATGATGATGAGCGACAGGCTGCGGCCCTGCTCGTTCGCCTGGCGCACCAAGTTCTTCAAGTGGGTGTCGAGATAATGGCGGTTATACAGGCGCGTCAGCCCATCCGTCACCGCCATGGAGACTGATTCCTGATAGTTCGATTTTAGGGCTTCCTGGTATTTTTTGCGGCGGATCTGCGTTTTAATCCGCGCGAACATTTCGTTGAAATCCACCGGCGTCAGCAGGTAGTCATTCACCCCCAGCTCCAGCCCTTTGAGCATGAGATGCTGCTCGTCCTCATCCACCAGCATGATGATGGGCACATGCCGCACTTGCTCCAGCGCTTTGAACTGCGTCGCCAGGCGCAAACCATCGATATCCGCCAGCTGCGTCGAGATGAGGATGAGGTCGAGCGACGGTGCACTGCGGGCAAATTCCAGTGCCTGTTTATGATCCGAAAAATGCGCCAGCGTGTAGCCGCCCGCGGTCAACTTCTCGTTCATCCGGCGCACCTGCACCACGTCATCATCCACTAGCATCAGATTGCTGCCCGAGACATCGAGATTCAGCGAAAAATCGCTCGCGCTCATGCCCAGCTGCGCGCCGGATTTATCGCGCAAGCGCAGCTCGTCGATCAGCACCTTAATGCGCACCAGCGAGCGCACACGCGCGAACAGCGCCGTGTCGTTGATCGGCTTGGTGATGAAATCATCCGCCCCGGCTTCCAGCCCTGCCACCCGGTCGGATGGTTCGGAAAGCGCCGTCACCATGACCACCGGGATATGCGACACTTCCGGATCCTGCTTCAGGCGGCGGCAGGCCTCGAACCCATCGATACCCGGCATCATCACATCGAGCAGAATCAGGTCTGGTTTTTTGGCCTTGGTTTGTTCAATCGCCTCGTAGCCATCCTTGGCGGTGATAACATCGTAATATTCGTTGGTCAGCTTGGCTTCGAGCAGCTTGATGTTGGCAGGCACATCATCGACAACGAGTACGAGTCCGGTCACGGGAAAATCCTTTACGCGGTCGCTGAATGCGGTTCGAGGAACCGGCGAATGGTGGCCAGAAACACATCGATCGCGATGGGTTTGGAGAGATATGCCTCGCAACCGGCGGCCATGATTTTATCTTCGTCGTCCTTCATCGCAAACGCCGTCACGGCGATGATGGGGATATGTTTAATCGACCCGTCTGCCTTGATTTTGCGCGTAATATCGAGGCCAGAAATTTCTGGCAACTGGATGTCCATGACGATCAAATCCGGCATCACATTGCGCGTCAGGCTGATCGCCTCGATGCCTTCTTTGGTCTCAAACGTCTCGTAGCCGTTCGCGCCCAACAGGTCGCGAAACAGCTTCAGGTTCAGGTCGTTATCTTCGACAATCAGAATTTTCTTGGCCATGGGCGGCAGCTACCTTGTGTGTGTGGCTCAATATAATGAGTTTTTCACCAATTACCATGAAAATTGATAGGGTTTTAAAACTCTGATGGTTGAATTGCGTTGTTCCTTAAGCGCACACAGGCAAACAGAGCACACAGGAAAAATAGCTCTTGATTGCTAGCGCAACCAAGGCACTACTGTTTTTTTGTTTATTCGATGACCACAAAATAGAAAGTCAGCATACAATTATGAATATGCGCAAAGCTTTTTCGCTTGTAGAATTGTCTATCGTACTTGTAATCCTCGGATTGCTCGTCGGTGGAATATTGGCGGGAAGATCCCTGATACGCGCATCCGAGCTTCGAAGTGTCATGACCGAAGCAAGCAAATATTCATCTGCCGTTTTTTCGTTCCGCGACAAGTATTTTGCGCTGCCGGGCGATATGGCAAACGCAACCCAATTTTGGCAAGCGGCCACCGTCTGCCCCGGCACAAGTGTCAACCCAAGCACCGATAACAAAACATGCGATGGGAATGGTGATGGGCTGATTGGTGCCACAGGCTCAACAGCGTATGAGCGCTTTCGCTTGTGGCAGCAGCTCGCCAGTGCCGCGCTCGTTGAAGGTACGTTCACCGGCGTGCCTGGCTCGGCAGGGGGCTACCATGTGGTGCTGGGGCAAAATGCTCCGAACTCGCGCCTCACACCTTCAGGGTGGAGCGCCCTCAGCACGGCTGCAGCTGGCAATTGGCTGCAATTTGGGGTTGGCCAAGCGGCTAACGGTAGCAACAACGTTGCTGCGATAACGCCACCGGAAGCCTGGAATATTGATAGTAAAATGGATGATGGAAATCCCGGTGTCGGCAAAATCAGATCCAATCTTGCGCCATGTACGGATGGAGTGGCAGCCCCCAGTGGCGTCTACGTGCTATCCACAACGGATATCGCGTGTTCGCTGCAATTCTATATGATTCCATAACCTGCCGTTCTGGCTATTCTAGAAACAGCAGCTTTCTTAATGCGCCGCGCCCCAGTTGATGCCCTGGCCCACTTCCACCGTCAACGGCACGGATAGGGCCGCCACCTGCTCCATCGCGCGCTTCACTTCAACCGCAAGTGCCGCCGCCATATCGGCAGGCGTTTCGATTACCAGTTCATCATGCACTTGCAGCAGCAGTCGCCCGCGCGTACCGAGCAAATCCTGCACCGCCACCATCGCCCGTTTGATGATATCGGCCGCCGTGCCCTGCAGCGGCGCGTTGATCGCCGCGCGTTCGGAGAATTGGCGGAACGCACCGTTTTTCGAGTTGATGTCCTTCACATGCACCCGCCGCCCATAGAGCGTTTCCACATAAAGATGCTCACGCGCGAAGGCGATGGTGCGATCCATATATTCGCGGATGCCCGGATATTGCGCGAAATATTTCTCGATATAGCTCGCCGCTTCCTGCCGCGTAATGCCCAGCTGCACGCTCAGCCCGTGGGCGCTGATGCCGTAAATAATGCCGAAGTTAATCGCCTTGGCGCGGCGGCGCAGCTCGCTGGTCATCTGGTCGAGTGGCACGCCGAACATTTCGCTTGCCGTCAGCGCGTGGATGTCCGCGCCATCACGAAATGCCTGCCGCAGCACCCCGATATCCGCCATATGGGCGAGCAGCCGCAGCTCGATCTGCGAATAATCCGCCGAGAGAAGCACCTGCCCCGGCGGCGCGATAAACGCCGTGCGAATCCGCCGCCCCTCTTCGGTGCGGATCGGGATATTCTGCAAATTCGGATCGCTCGACGACAAGCGCCCCGTCGTCGTCACCGCCATCGCGTAGCTGGTATGCACCCGCCCATCGCGCGGTGAAATGGCTTTGGGCAGCGCATCCGTATAGGTGCTTTTCAGTTTGGAATATTGCCGCCACTCCAGCACCTTCGCGGCGATGAGATGGCCCTCTTCGGCCAGCGCTTCCAGCGTCCCGGCATCGGTGGTATAGGCCCCGGTCTTGCTCGATTTTTTGGCGCCGCCCAGCTGCAATTTATCATACAGCACTTCGCCGAGCTGCTTGGGCGAGCCCACCAAAAACGGCATGCCCGCCAGGTCGATAATTTCTTTTTCCAGCGCCATGATTTTGCCGCTGAACTGCGACGATAAATCGTTGAGGAATGCCGTATCGATGGCGATGCCGTTGCATTCCATCTGCGCAATCACCGCCACCA
It encodes the following:
- a CDS encoding M48 family metalloprotease — protein: MLEAHEQQGNGMADGEQKPAEKPGAQSPEKQLRHLTNAELAMLPRVTDPELVAPFDKMVIAADISPKPVFVEYFTGFFPQASAGITVEGVSYVLLLSPAGNRQDKEEVLGLIAHELGHIKHKHFVRLPDLEQRKLETQADDVAMDLCMGRNFAASIIPTYHLTILAARESPLSFEEYALAHAKGHLPIDKRLEYLRDGVLAREASGQCPSPDGPSPTPNCKPDTGQGCKR
- a CDS encoding deoxyguanosinetriphosphate triphosphohydrolase; translation: MNDYPRFDLAPYATDPAKTRGRLVSENECSMRSPHQRDRDRIIHSVAFRRLEYKTQVFVNHEGDHYRTRLTHSLEVAQLARGIARCLRLNEDLAEALALAHDLGHPPFGHAGEDGLNEAMQGFGGFDHNAQTIRILTHLENRYADFDGLNLTWETLEGIAKHNGPLIGQPQSKPLPRALQAYAQQQDLALGQYSSLEAQVAAIADDIAYNNHDIDDGLRAGFFTLDDLADLPLLGDMITQARSQHPTLSLQRQSHEIIRRLINRMVGDVLATTQAGIAAHGITSAEQVRLLGVQLVTFSPEMEQAHRAIKKFLFTHMYRHYKVNRMTSKARRVVGELFRFFHAEPNCLPTDWYAQTDGAGTQRTAEVIADFIAGMTDRFALEEYARIFDVRERG
- a CDS encoding iron-sulfur cluster assembly accessory protein: MTATFTISESATARIAHLLASEPAGTRLRVAVEGGGCSGFQYKFDFDPAAPGGDDLVFGASAAPVVVDSTSLQFIGGSMLDYVETLGAAAFEIKNPQAKSSCGCGNSFSIAL
- the xth gene encoding exodeoxyribonuclease III produces the protein MTAITIATFNVNSVKARLLNLLAWLDASRTDIVLLQELKCVDDAFPAMELEERGYNLAIHGQKTYNGVAILSKFPLDDVTRGLPGDDADAQARYIEAVVSVPGGALRVASAYVPNGQAVDSDKFPYKLKFYDRLREHWQAQLAFKEIAVLGGDFNCAPAPLDVYDAAALDGTICYHPAERERLRALMNLGFYDAFRTLHPSEKQFSWWDYRANGYERGHGMRIDHLLLSGLAADRLTACHIDEVPRQQEKPSDHAPVVCTLTLA
- a CDS encoding PleD family two-component system response regulator, whose protein sequence is MTGLVLVVDDVPANIKLLEAKLTNEYYDVITAKDGYEAIEQTKAKKPDLILLDVMMPGIDGFEACRRLKQDPEVSHIPVVMVTALSEPSDRVAGLEAGADDFITKPINDTALFARVRSLVRIKVLIDELRLRDKSGAQLGMSASDFSLNLDVSGSNLMLVDDDVVQVRRMNEKLTAGGYTLAHFSDHKQALEFARSAPSLDLILISTQLADIDGLRLATQFKALEQVRHVPIIMLVDEDEQHLMLKGLELGVNDYLLTPVDFNEMFARIKTQIRRKKYQEALKSNYQESVSMAVTDGLTRLYNRHYLDTHLKNLVRQANEQGRSLSLIIMDMDHFKSVNDTYGHDAGDEVLKALSTIIVNTIRSADLAARYGGEEFVVLMPETDAIPAYEAAERLRKAVERAEFVIPHPDSPIKKTISIGCATMQPGDTPETFLKRADVALFEAKTTGRNKVLPLASAAYELPPSRQIAREELSYTSVTNTTDTVKLAVPGASGGPSPFDVPEEKSDFPFVVRFKDSQ
- a CDS encoding response regulator; translated protein: MAKKILIVEDNDLNLKLFRDLLGANGYETFETKEGIEAISLTRNVMPDLIVMDIQLPEISGLDITRKIKADGSIKHIPIIAVTAFAMKDDEDKIMAAGCEAYLSKPIAIDVFLATIRRFLEPHSATA
- a CDS encoding prepilin-type N-terminal cleavage/methylation domain-containing protein, whose translation is MIASATKALLFFCLFDDHKIESQHTIMNMRKAFSLVELSIVLVILGLLVGGILAGRSLIRASELRSVMTEASKYSSAVFSFRDKYFALPGDMANATQFWQAATVCPGTSVNPSTDNKTCDGNGDGLIGATGSTAYERFRLWQQLASAALVEGTFTGVPGSAGGYHVVLGQNAPNSRLTPSGWSALSTAAAGNWLQFGVGQAANGSNNVAAITPPEAWNIDSKMDDGNPGVGKIRSNLAPCTDGVAAPSGVYVLSTTDIACSLQFYMIP